A DNA window from Centroberyx gerrardi isolate f3 chromosome 3, fCenGer3.hap1.cur.20231027, whole genome shotgun sequence contains the following coding sequences:
- the slc44a1a gene encoding choline transporter-like protein 1 has protein sequence MGCCSSVESKRDWKPLEDRCCTDIPWLIIFSVFCIGMACICGFGIATGAASRLISGYDSYGNTCGRKNTKIEGIELSGRDQTDNKYVFFLDPCNIDFINRKIKSIALCVSQCPETELKTYLDLKKFALENGSELCSYDISPTRYPSHADRFTKCPKLPVPPSKSVPVFHRCVPVDIGCYAEFAQAFVTFVSDNSVLHRVIAGVMASKEIIMGLCLLALVLSLILMVVIRYISTVLVWILTVLVILGSIGGTGVLWWLYVDHKNALNDKTTSVFGKEVASDNVQALLVYAIGATIFTVILLLLMFFMRKRVALTIALFHVAGKVFIHLPLLVLQPFWTFLSLMLFWVYWIAVLLFLGTAGAAVKNNSTGLVEYQIQGPLQYMVWYHAVGLIWISEFILAFQQMTIAGAVVTYYFTRNKSQISLTPILSSTLRAFRYHLGTIAKGSFIITLVKIPRLILTYIHSQLKGKENACARCMLKACVCCLWCLEKCLAYLNQNAYTATAINSTNFCTSARDAFTILVENALRVAAINTVGDFVLFLGKVLVVACTAFAGVLALNYQRDYTVWVLPLLIVCVFAFLVAHCFLSVFEIVVDVLFLCFAVDTKYNDGSPGREFYMDKALMEFVENSKKTGRYKPDEGDGREMKSMTHGGTLA, from the exons ATGGGATGTTGCAGCAGTGTAGAG AGCAAACGTGACTGGAAACCACTGGAGGACCGCTGCTGCACGGACATCCCATGGCTCATCATATTCTCAGTTTTTTGTATTGGAATG GCTTGTATCTGTGGCTTTGGCATCGCCACAGGAGCTGCCTCCAGGCTTATCTCGGGATATGACAGCTACGGCAACACCTGCGGTCGGAAGAACACCAAGATCGAGGGAATAGAACTGAGTGGCCGGGACCAGACGGACAATAA GTATGTTTTCTTTCTAGACCCATGCAACATCGACTTCATCAACAGGAAGATCAAGTCCAtagccctgtgtgtgtcccagtgCCCGGAAACTGAGCTGAAGACATACTTGGACTTAAAGAAATTCGCTCTGGAAAATG GATCTGAACTCTGCTCCTATGACATTTCTCCTACAAGATATCCAAGCCATGCAGACAGATTCACTAAATGCCCCAAACTCCCTGTTCCACCAAG CAAGTCTGTCCCGGTGTTCCACCGCTGTGTCCCTGTGGACATCGGCTGCTACGCCGAGTTTGCCCAGGCCTTCGTCACGTTCGTCAGCGACAACAGCGTTTTGCACAGGGTCATCGCCGGGGTGATGGCCAGCAAGGAGATCATCATGGGCCTTTGTCTGCTGGCGTTAG TTCTCTCCCTGATCCTGATGGTCGTCATCCGCTACATCTCCACTGTACTGGTGTGGATCCTAACCGTCCTGGTTATCCTCGGCTCTATAG GCGGGACAGGCGTCCTCTGGTGGCTGTACGTCGACCACAAGAATGCCCTCAATGATAAAACCACGTCAGTATTTGGGAAAGAAGTGGCCTCAGACAACGTTCAGGCCCTGCTTGTGTATGCAATTGGTGCTACTATTTTCACG GtgattctgctgctgctgatgttcTTCATGAGGAAGCGCGTGGCTCTCACCATTGCCCTGTTCCATGTGGCTGGCAAGGTGTTCATCCATCTTCCCCTGCTGGTCCTGCAGCCTTTCTGGACCTTCCTCAGCCTCATGCTCTTCTGGGTCTACTGGATCGCCGTGCTTCTCTTCCTCGGGACTGCAG GGGCCGCAGTGAAGAACAATTCAACAGGTCTGGTTGAATACCAAATTCAAGGGCCTCTTCAGTACATGGTGTGGTATCACGCTGTGGGTCTCATCTGGATCAGTGAGTTCATTCTAGCCTTCCAGCAGATGACCATTGCTGGAGCCGTGGTCACCTACTACTTCACAAG GAATAAGTCCCAGATCTCACTGACTCCTATCCTTTCATCTACGCTGCGAGCGTTCCGCTACCACCTGGGCACCATCGCCAAAGGCTCCTTCATCATCACTCTTGTCAAGATCCCCCGTCTCATCCTAACGTACATCCACAGTCAGCTCAAAGGAAAG GAAAACGCCTGCGCTCGTTGCATGCTGAAAGCTTGCGTCTGCTGCCTGTGGTGTCTTGAGAAGTGTCTCGCATACCTGAATCAA AACGCTTATACCGCGACAGCCATCAACAGCACCAACTTCTGCACCTCAGCCCGTGATGCCTTCACTATCCTGGTGGAAAATGCCCTCCGAGTGGCTGCTATAAACACCGTGGGCGACTTTGTCCTCTTCCTGGGAAAG GTGCTTGTAGTTGCCTGTACAGCTTTCGCCGGCGTCCTGGCTCTGAACTACCAGAGGGACTACACCGTGTGGGTCCTGCCACTCCTCATCGTCTGTGTGTTCGCCTTCCTGGTGGCCCACtgcttcctttctgtctttgaGATTGTGGTGGacgtcctcttcctctgctttgCTGTGGACACAAAGTATAATGATGGAAGCCCTGGAAGGGAGTTCTACATGGACAAGGCCCTAATG GAGTTTGTTGAGAACAGTAAGAAAACGGGACGGTACAAGCCAGACGAGGGGGACGGACGTGAGATGAAGTCCATG ACACATGGAGGGACTTTAGCTTGA